One Streptomyces sp. ML-6 genomic region harbors:
- a CDS encoding PQQ-dependent sugar dehydrogenase has protein sequence MAALAAGSLVLTAGCSGDGSGGAAGTGRTPTAASSPAAPSPSPSPSATVSLPPAKGSVKVVSTLTEGLESPWGLAALPDGDLLVSSRDKGTITRIDAKSGKKTLLGSVPGVAPGGEGGLLGIAVSPTYASDHLVYAYFTTESDNRIARMQYDEDGTVPGRLLGAPDTILRGIPKGAIHNGGRIAFGPDGMLYAGTGETGDDGLAQDRESLAGKILRMTPDGQPLHGNPEADSVVYSSGHRNVQGLAWDGHKQLWASEFGQDSRDELNRIVPAGNYGWPEVEGEAGRKDFVDPVAQWKPSEASPSGIAFVKGSIWMAGLRGERLWRIPLSGKETGEPLAAPQAFLEKKYGRLRTVLAAGGDKLWLVTSNTDGRGTPKPGDDRILVLEVR, from the coding sequence CTGGCCGCGCTGGCCGCAGGTTCGCTGGTGCTGACCGCGGGGTGCTCCGGGGATGGTTCCGGCGGCGCGGCGGGCACCGGCCGGACGCCGACGGCCGCCTCCTCCCCCGCCGCCCCGTCCCCGTCGCCCTCCCCGTCCGCCACGGTCTCCCTGCCGCCCGCGAAGGGCTCGGTGAAGGTGGTCTCCACGCTCACGGAGGGCCTGGAATCGCCCTGGGGCCTGGCGGCGCTGCCCGACGGCGACCTGCTGGTCTCCTCGCGCGACAAGGGCACGATCACCCGGATCGACGCGAAGAGCGGGAAGAAGACCCTGCTGGGCTCCGTGCCCGGGGTGGCCCCGGGCGGTGAGGGCGGGCTGCTGGGGATCGCGGTCTCCCCCACGTACGCCTCGGACCATCTGGTGTACGCGTACTTCACCACCGAGTCCGACAACCGCATCGCGCGCATGCAGTACGACGAGGACGGCACGGTGCCGGGCCGGCTGCTGGGCGCCCCGGACACGATCCTGCGCGGCATCCCCAAGGGCGCGATCCACAACGGCGGCCGGATCGCCTTCGGGCCGGACGGCATGCTGTACGCGGGCACCGGCGAGACGGGGGACGACGGCCTCGCGCAGGACCGGGAGTCGCTGGCAGGCAAGATCCTGCGGATGACGCCGGACGGGCAGCCGCTGCACGGCAACCCCGAGGCCGACTCCGTGGTGTATTCGTCCGGGCACCGCAATGTGCAGGGGCTGGCCTGGGACGGGCACAAGCAGCTGTGGGCGTCGGAGTTCGGGCAGGACAGCCGGGACGAACTGAACCGGATCGTGCCGGCCGGGAACTACGGCTGGCCGGAGGTCGAGGGCGAGGCGGGCCGTAAGGATTTCGTCGACCCCGTGGCCCAGTGGAAGCCGTCCGAGGCGTCCCCCAGCGGGATCGCCTTCGTCAAGGGCTCGATCTGGATGGCGGGCCTGCGCGGTGAGCGGCTCTGGCGCATTCCGCTGTCCGGCAAGGAGACCGGGGAACCCCTGGCGGCCCCGCAGGCGTTCCTGGAGAAGAAGTACGGCCGTCTGCGCACCGTGCTCGCCGCGGGCGGGGACAAGCTCTGGCTCGTCACGAGCAATACGGACGGCCGCGGCACCCCCAAGCCTGGAGACGACAGGATCCTGGTGCTGGAGGTGCGGTAG
- a CDS encoding DUF6191 domain-containing protein, whose amino-acid sequence MFNFFEEIFAPGRKHTVEEQKRLELSRVDLGIGDPGRGPVDLASGKVTIRSSGTSGAREEGSSGARTAPDDPGSAPGAGPDPSPDPGSDPAAGPGAVPGPGPG is encoded by the coding sequence GTGTTCAACTTCTTCGAGGAAATCTTCGCACCGGGCCGCAAGCACACCGTCGAGGAGCAGAAGCGGCTGGAGCTGTCCCGGGTGGACCTCGGCATCGGCGACCCGGGCCGCGGGCCGGTGGACCTTGCCTCGGGCAAGGTCACCATCCGGTCGTCCGGTACCTCCGGAGCACGGGAAGAGGGGTCGTCCGGGGCGAGAACCGCCCCGGACGACCCCGGTTCCGCCCCCGGTGCGGGGCCCGATCCCTCCCCCGATCCCGGATCGGACCCCGCCGCCGGTCCCGGTGCCGTCCCGGGGCCCGGCCCGGGGTGA
- a CDS encoding 2-hydroxyacid dehydrogenase, giving the protein MTPTKTSDVTTTPDVWLPFTADEIDGLPEGLNYRFWDGGPDYPADPADCAFYVVPYMKGEEVAVRPLGGMTSVRVVQTLSAGIDHVEPGLGLLPAGVRLCNAKGVHEASTAELALALILASLRGIPRFVHGQDEEEWRSGFYPALADKSVLIVGYGSIGSAIEDRLAPFECARVARVARSARTTARGPVHALDDLPALLPEADVVVLSTPLNPSTQGLVGAGFLAAMRDGALLVNVARGGVVDTAALLAELESGRLRAALDVTDPEPLPAGHPLWHAPHVLITPHVGGSTSAFLPRAKRLMAGQLSRFAAGEPLRNVVRTTE; this is encoded by the coding sequence ATGACTCCGACGAAGACTTCCGACGTGACGACAACCCCCGACGTCTGGCTGCCGTTCACCGCCGACGAGATCGACGGGCTTCCCGAAGGGCTCAACTACCGCTTCTGGGACGGCGGCCCGGACTACCCCGCCGACCCCGCCGACTGCGCCTTCTACGTCGTGCCGTACATGAAGGGGGAGGAGGTCGCGGTCCGTCCGCTCGGCGGCATGACGTCGGTCCGGGTGGTGCAGACCCTCTCGGCGGGCATCGACCACGTCGAACCCGGTCTCGGACTGCTTCCCGCCGGGGTGCGGCTGTGCAACGCCAAGGGGGTCCACGAGGCGTCCACCGCCGAGCTCGCCCTCGCCCTGATCCTGGCCTCCCTGCGCGGCATCCCCCGCTTCGTGCACGGCCAGGACGAGGAGGAGTGGCGGTCGGGCTTCTACCCCGCGCTCGCCGACAAGTCCGTGCTGATCGTGGGCTACGGTTCGATCGGCTCCGCCATCGAGGACCGGCTCGCGCCCTTCGAGTGCGCGCGGGTGGCACGCGTCGCGCGCTCCGCGCGGACGACCGCGCGCGGCCCCGTGCACGCACTCGACGATCTGCCCGCACTCCTGCCCGAGGCCGATGTCGTCGTCCTGTCCACCCCGCTGAACCCGTCCACGCAGGGGCTGGTGGGAGCCGGCTTCCTGGCCGCCATGCGGGACGGGGCGCTGCTCGTGAACGTCGCGCGCGGCGGCGTCGTGGACACCGCGGCGCTGCTGGCCGAACTGGAGTCCGGCCGGCTGCGCGCCGCCCTCGACGTCACCGACCCGGAACCGCTGCCCGCCGGGCACCCCCTCTGGCATGCTCCCCATGTCCTGATCACGCCCCATGTCGGCGGCAGCACCTCGGCGTTCCTGCCGCGCGCCAAGCGGCTGATGGCCGGACAGCTGAGCCGGTTCGCCGCGGGCGAGCCGCTGCGGAACGTCGTGCGCACCACCGAATGA
- a CDS encoding serine hydrolase domain-containing protein — protein MRDVSGARIPTDTGAVGGDGAARRPSPTRGYWRRLLPAATAVCLLMTGASTAVAAAPSTGTSSTGSPAAAQTPADILQAGARQGVADGYPGVIGMVRQGDTTQYVHAGVGDRATKGPADPKAKFRIGSNTKAFVSTVLLQLEGEKKLSLDDTVDRWLPGAAAANGYDGSKITIRQLLNHTSGLPDYFKSLQINGPYFLNTNPREVYPPQNLVDVALGMRAPTAEPGEKFEYSNTNYVLAGMVIKAVTGEDAATQIQRRIIEPLGLRDTSFPTSDPALYGNYLHGYVIRAILIGDGTVSNVQVFGSAGAMVSTMDDLAAFSRALLTGKLLAPAQMTELKTTVPVSGDMGYGLGIRQVKLPCGKSAWGHSGAVLGYFSAWLSSEDGTEQVAHANNEFHLLGGTPGQAHTGKAMTDAFCAL, from the coding sequence ATGCGTGATGTTTCCGGGGCTCGTATCCCGACGGACACCGGGGCCGTGGGTGGCGACGGCGCGGCCCGGCGCCCCTCGCCGACGCGCGGGTACTGGCGCCGGCTGCTGCCGGCGGCCACCGCGGTCTGCCTCCTGATGACCGGGGCCAGCACGGCCGTCGCCGCCGCCCCGTCCACCGGCACCTCGTCCACCGGCTCCCCGGCCGCCGCCCAGACCCCGGCCGACATCCTGCAGGCCGGGGCCCGGCAGGGGGTCGCCGACGGGTACCCGGGCGTGATCGGCATGGTCCGGCAGGGCGACACCACCCAGTACGTGCACGCGGGCGTCGGCGACCGCGCCACCAAGGGGCCCGCGGATCCGAAGGCCAAGTTCCGGATCGGCAGCAACACCAAGGCGTTCGTCTCCACCGTGCTGCTCCAACTGGAGGGCGAGAAGAAGCTCTCGCTGGACGACACCGTCGACCGGTGGCTGCCGGGTGCGGCCGCCGCCAACGGCTACGACGGCTCGAAGATCACGATCCGTCAGCTGCTCAACCACACCTCGGGCCTGCCCGACTACTTCAAGTCCCTGCAGATCAACGGGCCGTACTTCCTCAACACCAACCCGAGGGAGGTCTACCCGCCGCAGAACCTGGTCGACGTCGCCCTCGGCATGCGCGCGCCGACCGCCGAGCCGGGCGAGAAGTTCGAGTACTCCAACACCAACTACGTACTCGCGGGCATGGTGATCAAGGCCGTCACCGGTGAGGACGCGGCCACCCAGATCCAGCGGCGCATCATCGAACCGCTCGGTCTGCGCGACACCAGCTTCCCCACGTCCGACCCCGCGCTTTACGGCAACTACCTCCATGGTTACGTGATCCGGGCGATCCTCATCGGCGATGGAACGGTCTCCAACGTGCAGGTCTTCGGGAGCGCCGGGGCCATGGTGTCGACCATGGACGACCTGGCCGCGTTCTCCCGGGCGCTGCTGACCGGAAAGCTCCTGGCGCCCGCGCAGATGACCGAGCTCAAGACCACCGTCCCGGTGAGCGGCGACATGGGGTACGGGCTGGGCATCAGGCAGGTGAAGCTGCCCTGCGGGAAGTCGGCCTGGGGGCACAGCGGCGCGGTGCTCGGCTACTTCAGCGCGTGGCTGAGCAGTGAGGACGGCACCGAGCAGGTGGCGCACGCGAACAACGAGTTCCATCTGCTCGGCGGCACGCCGGGGCAGGCCCACACGGGCAAGGCCATGACGGATGCGTTCTGCGCGCTCTGA
- a CDS encoding alpha/beta fold hydrolase, translating into MRTQPTTWRTRTRTAVAAAALAMTATLATPLAHAEGTEGAAPPPVLSDGFGLTQVAGGTEVHSDNDFTITVTTSQVAGPRKIRIFLPSGYRNEPGKRWPVTYFLHGGPGNPDDAAAVPALRSDSMITVVPDGGRKGWYADWLMQNTAEGAANWETFHLKQVVPFIDANLRTLADRDHRAVVGLSMGGFGALHYGEARPDLFGHVASLSGGIDFGMAEVRAAVLATELNLPGAWCALSSSTPPGTGECTGYGPVVDSDAIFGSPYPILDADRIWKAIDPAAPVNLAKLADTDVTLYTGDNDLIDHFTAIASRNVKARMDKLGLNSRLVDYGNGSSLSPTCNGGHNYGCWAPAIADYVPRLQDSFDRAG; encoded by the coding sequence ATGAGAACGCAGCCGACCACCTGGCGGACCCGGACCCGGACGGCCGTCGCCGCCGCCGCGCTGGCCATGACCGCGACCCTCGCGACCCCGCTCGCGCACGCCGAGGGCACCGAGGGCGCCGCCCCTCCTCCGGTGCTGTCCGACGGATTCGGCCTGACCCAGGTCGCCGGGGGCACCGAGGTGCACTCGGACAACGACTTCACCATCACCGTGACCACCTCGCAGGTGGCCGGACCGCGCAAGATCCGGATCTTCCTGCCCAGCGGCTACCGCAACGAGCCCGGCAAGCGCTGGCCGGTGACGTACTTCCTGCACGGCGGCCCCGGAAACCCGGACGACGCCGCGGCCGTCCCGGCCCTGCGCTCGGACTCGATGATCACCGTCGTGCCGGACGGCGGCCGGAAGGGCTGGTACGCCGACTGGCTCATGCAGAACACCGCCGAGGGCGCGGCGAACTGGGAGACCTTCCACCTGAAGCAGGTCGTCCCCTTCATCGACGCGAACCTGCGCACCCTCGCCGACCGGGACCACCGGGCCGTCGTCGGCCTGTCGATGGGCGGCTTCGGCGCCCTGCACTACGGCGAGGCCCGCCCCGACCTCTTCGGCCACGTCGCCTCGCTGTCCGGCGGCATCGACTTCGGCATGGCGGAGGTCCGCGCGGCGGTCCTGGCCACGGAGCTCAACCTGCCCGGAGCCTGGTGCGCCCTGAGCAGCTCCACCCCGCCCGGCACCGGCGAGTGCACGGGGTACGGCCCGGTCGTCGACAGCGACGCGATCTTCGGCTCCCCGTACCCGATCCTCGACGCGGACCGGATCTGGAAGGCGATCGACCCGGCCGCCCCGGTCAACCTGGCCAAGCTCGCCGACACCGACGTCACGCTCTACACCGGTGACAACGACCTGATCGACCACTTCACCGCGATCGCCTCCAGGAACGTCAAGGCCCGCATGGACAAGCTCGGCCTGAACAGCCGCCTCGTCGACTACGGCAACGGCTCGTCGCTCTCGCCCACCTGCAACGGCGGCCACAACTACGGCTGTTGGGCACCCGCCATCGCCGACTACGTCCCCCGGCTCCAGGACTCCTTCGACCGGGCCGGCTGA
- a CDS encoding NACHT domain-containing protein encodes MRWQDAPDSLTDHSVNIQRLPPGATPGLMDLSGDLGSVAEVYRRIGSERLVVLGRAGSGKSILTIRFVLDRLETRAPHDRVPVIFGVGSWDPTAVALRDWLIDRLVRDHPHLTRRAPDGSTLATALVDKDLVLPVLDGFDEIAEGLRSTALEELNSTSIPLVLTSRRDEFAEAVREAGAPLVWAAGLELTDLTLDDLDDYLPRTARPVPHGDGGSTAVWAPVLEELRAREGGETTPLARVLSTPLMIILARTMYSEAPDRNPVELLDTELFPDENSLEEHLLAGFVPTVYRRRVAERSATGHRERHRDPERAERWLGYLAHHLARLDRDQQDLAWWRIGDSLRLSTRLLSVVVASALCVTLSEWLINLVNLPFPIGQGLLLGGLLGVAAGLAFGCVHAVLARFGTTAFEPARVRLRLRLPGAGAGVGRRPVRTFVARFGAVLLGGSVMGVGCASAFTLQSWLFHEIPLTDELVIRRTLINMLVLGLIFGAGAGLVFGLLAALEAPLDVASAATPAGLLASNRATVVRQVLVLAPMLTATIAVGGHLFTDLLDGILGPLIWRTEDGIVIGAVGGLGGTCSYALSFTAWGRWLVLARVWLPLTGKLPRDTSAFLDDAYRRGVLRRAGAVYQFRHVRLQHHLARSYREHQRKYAPARFGAGAQRAQTVRSR; translated from the coding sequence GTGCGCTGGCAGGACGCGCCCGATTCCCTGACCGACCATTCGGTGAACATCCAGCGGTTGCCGCCGGGAGCGACGCCGGGCCTGATGGACCTGAGCGGCGACCTCGGCAGTGTGGCGGAGGTCTACCGGCGGATCGGCTCGGAGCGGCTGGTGGTTCTCGGCCGGGCCGGGTCCGGCAAGTCGATCCTGACGATCAGGTTCGTCCTGGACCGGTTGGAGACCCGGGCACCGCACGACCGGGTGCCGGTGATCTTCGGCGTCGGTTCCTGGGACCCCACGGCCGTCGCGCTGCGGGACTGGCTGATCGACCGGCTGGTGCGCGACCACCCCCATCTCACCCGTCGGGCGCCCGACGGGTCGACGCTGGCCACCGCGCTGGTCGACAAGGATCTCGTGCTGCCGGTCCTGGACGGCTTCGACGAGATCGCGGAAGGGCTGCGGAGCACGGCCCTGGAGGAACTCAACTCCACCTCGATCCCGCTCGTCCTGACCAGCCGGCGCGACGAGTTCGCCGAGGCCGTCCGGGAGGCCGGGGCCCCGCTGGTCTGGGCCGCCGGTCTCGAACTGACCGACCTCACCCTCGATGACCTCGACGACTACCTGCCCCGGACGGCCCGGCCGGTCCCCCACGGCGACGGCGGGAGCACGGCGGTCTGGGCCCCCGTGCTGGAGGAACTGCGCGCCCGGGAGGGTGGGGAAACCACCCCTCTGGCCAGGGTCCTGAGCACCCCGCTCATGATCATCCTGGCGCGGACGATGTACAGCGAGGCGCCCGACCGGAATCCCGTCGAGCTGCTGGACACCGAACTCTTCCCCGACGAGAACTCCCTGGAGGAGCATCTGCTGGCGGGCTTCGTGCCGACGGTCTACCGGCGTCGCGTCGCCGAGCGGAGCGCCACCGGTCACCGGGAGCGGCACCGCGATCCGGAGCGCGCCGAGCGCTGGCTCGGCTACCTCGCCCACCACCTGGCCCGGCTCGACCGCGACCAGCAGGACCTCGCGTGGTGGCGGATCGGCGACTCGCTGCGGCTGTCCACGCGGCTGTTGTCGGTGGTGGTGGCGTCGGCGCTCTGCGTCACCCTCTCCGAGTGGCTCATCAACCTGGTCAACCTGCCGTTCCCGATCGGTCAGGGTCTCCTGCTGGGCGGTTTGCTGGGAGTGGCCGCCGGTCTCGCCTTCGGGTGCGTCCACGCGGTCCTGGCCCGGTTCGGCACCACGGCCTTCGAACCGGCCCGGGTACGACTGCGGCTGCGGTTGCCCGGCGCGGGCGCCGGCGTCGGCCGCAGACCGGTCCGTACGTTCGTCGCCCGGTTCGGCGCCGTTCTGCTGGGCGGATCCGTGATGGGCGTCGGATGCGCGTCCGCCTTCACCCTCCAGAGCTGGCTGTTCCACGAAATCCCGCTCACGGACGAGCTGGTGATCAGGAGAACGCTCATCAACATGCTGGTCCTCGGGCTGATCTTCGGGGCGGGCGCCGGACTGGTCTTCGGGCTCCTGGCCGCCCTCGAAGCACCGCTGGACGTGGCCTCCGCGGCGACCCCGGCCGGTCTGCTGGCCTCGAACCGCGCGACGGTGGTCCGGCAGGTTCTCGTACTGGCGCCGATGCTCACCGCGACGATCGCGGTCGGCGGGCATCTGTTCACCGACCTGCTCGACGGAATCCTCGGACCCCTGATCTGGAGGACGGAGGACGGGATCGTCATCGGCGCCGTCGGCGGGCTCGGCGGCACGTGCTCGTACGCGCTCTCGTTCACCGCCTGGGGGCGGTGGCTGGTCCTGGCACGGGTGTGGCTGCCGTTGACCGGCAAGCTGCCCCGGGACACGTCGGCCTTCCTGGACGACGCCTACCGCCGGGGCGTACTGCGCCGGGCCGGCGCGGTGTACCAGTTCCGCCACGTCCGGCTCCAGCACCACCTCGCCCGCTCCTACCGCGAGCACCAGCGCAAGTACGCGCCGGCCAGGTTCGGTGCCGGGGCGCAGCGGGCGCAGACGGTCCGGAGCAGGTGA
- a CDS encoding aldo/keto reductase has protein sequence MERRSLGAAALAVGAVGLGCMPMSWAYSASQQRGDRALRTVHAALDAGVQLLDTADMYGPFTNELLVGRALKGRRADAFVSTKCGLLVGDQHIVANGRPGYVRRACDASLRRLQTDVIDLYQLHRADPEVPVEETWGAMAELVTAGKVRALGLCAVGARASRRPGARMYDETIRQLERVQQVFPVSAVQAEFSVWSPEPLDALLPWCSARGVGLLAAMPLGSGYLTGTLTPGQGFEPDDLRARHPRFTAEMMAANQPVVVGLRRVAERHGATVAQVALAWVLRQGPHVVPVPGTKRERWAVENAGAAGLELTARDLAEIARLPGAQGSWD, from the coding sequence TTGGAGCGCAGGAGTCTCGGTGCGGCGGCGCTCGCCGTGGGGGCGGTCGGTCTCGGCTGCATGCCGATGAGCTGGGCGTACAGCGCGTCACAACAACGCGGTGACCGTGCGTTGCGGACGGTGCACGCGGCGCTGGACGCGGGGGTGCAGCTGCTCGACACCGCCGACATGTACGGCCCCTTCACCAATGAGCTGCTGGTGGGGCGGGCGCTGAAGGGCCGTCGGGCCGACGCGTTCGTCTCCACCAAGTGCGGGCTGCTGGTGGGTGATCAGCACATCGTGGCCAATGGCCGTCCCGGTTACGTGCGGCGGGCCTGTGACGCCTCGCTGCGCCGGCTGCAGACCGATGTGATCGACCTGTACCAGTTGCACCGGGCCGATCCCGAGGTGCCGGTCGAGGAGACCTGGGGGGCGATGGCGGAGCTGGTGACCGCCGGCAAGGTGCGGGCGCTCGGGCTCTGCGCGGTCGGGGCGCGGGCCTCGCGGCGGCCGGGGGCGCGGATGTACGACGAAACGATCCGTCAGCTGGAGCGGGTGCAACAGGTCTTCCCGGTGAGCGCGGTGCAGGCGGAGTTCTCGGTCTGGTCCCCGGAGCCGTTGGACGCCCTGCTTCCGTGGTGCTCGGCGCGGGGGGTGGGGCTGCTGGCGGCCATGCCGCTGGGGAGCGGCTACCTGACGGGCACGCTCACGCCGGGGCAGGGCTTCGAGCCGGACGATCTGCGGGCCCGGCATCCCCGGTTCACGGCGGAGATGATGGCGGCGAACCAGCCGGTGGTGGTCGGGCTGCGGCGGGTCGCCGAGCGGCACGGGGCGACCGTCGCGCAGGTGGCGCTGGCCTGGGTGCTGCGGCAGGGACCGCACGTGGTGCCGGTGCCGGGGACGAAGCGGGAGCGCTGGGCGGTGGAGAACGCGGGGGCGGCCGGGCTGGAGCTGACCGCGCGGGACCTGGCGGAGATCGCCCGGCTGCCCGGGGCCCAGGGGTCGTGGGACTGA
- a CDS encoding EAL domain-containing protein, with amino-acid sequence MSAPVDALGALLSRRSAACGPSALFWQLLLGFLCAGYAVGAALGWGSRQLSVFMGDFGLSAAALIAAVSCFLYARAVGSRFRPAWLLFSFSSLMAAGGNAVWGWYEVVLGREVPTPSAADALFLCFAPPAIVGLLVLAKRPVTRAGWVCLALDAWLIGGSLLTLSWSLALAHTAHLADAEGPSVARAALSLAYPLLDIVLVSMVLALHFRRVGADRSAVNTAVAALAVTVLSDALFTSPLLRQSYHSGQLLDAGWFAGSLLLAYAPWGANRAADNAVPPPEPPQSASRPVASSLAALTPYLAAAVCTLGILHNVIEGRRVDRVVVLTGCAVVLALVVRQGIMLVDNIALTQELAQKENHFRSLVQGSSDVIMIAAPTGVLRYVSPAAAGVYGRDADELVGAELSSIIHPDDLGRVVHEVRRFLAAPPGEEPTTRIECRFRSGTGDWLNVESTVNRHQGGLILNSRDVTERVRLQAQLQHNAEHDPLTDLPNRALFTKRVRQALGGRRAGDQGTAVLFIDLDGFKSVNDRLGHQTGDELLVQAAHRLQQSVRSGDTAARLGGDEFAAIILGDGTRDQGARECQVHEIADRLRVTLSQPYRIGGGDVRVAASIGVAFAEPGISPSDLMRNADLAMYRAKAGGKNRVELYAPQMQAEVVRRSELSARLRTALRDGEFALLHQPVVHLASGTVAAVTAQARWRSAQGILFTPAEFLRVAEDNDRTAELGRWLLEEAVAQAAERARAGHPVPVTVRLPARRLLDKGLPFSSVEALLTRHGLPSGALMIEVADSDPRISFDELEQRLVALRRLGVRIALDGFGSGYAAINALRRLPIDVLKLDRGLVDGVVESARLHKITSGLLRIACDLGMQSVADGVDAPEQVLALRAMGCTHGQGMAFSGPLDEYRLRRALARGEFPVPGTGTGRPVLTGGFTRSGGSHVETTVPPT; translated from the coding sequence GTGAGCGCGCCGGTCGACGCCCTCGGCGCGCTCCTCTCCCGCCGGTCGGCCGCGTGCGGCCCCTCCGCCCTGTTCTGGCAGCTCCTGCTCGGCTTCCTCTGCGCCGGTTATGCCGTGGGCGCGGCCCTCGGCTGGGGATCACGCCAACTGTCGGTCTTCATGGGCGACTTCGGCCTCAGCGCGGCCGCGCTGATCGCCGCCGTCTCCTGCTTCCTCTACGCGCGCGCCGTCGGCAGCCGGTTCCGGCCGGCCTGGCTGCTGTTCTCGTTCTCCTCGCTCATGGCCGCCGGGGGCAACGCGGTCTGGGGCTGGTACGAGGTCGTGCTCGGGCGCGAGGTGCCCACCCCCTCCGCGGCCGACGCCCTCTTCCTCTGCTTCGCGCCGCCCGCCATCGTCGGGCTGCTCGTCCTCGCCAAGCGCCCGGTCACCAGAGCCGGCTGGGTCTGTCTCGCGCTGGACGCCTGGCTGATCGGCGGCTCGCTCCTCACGCTCTCCTGGAGCCTCGCCCTCGCCCACACCGCCCACCTGGCGGACGCCGAGGGCCCGAGCGTGGCCCGCGCGGCGCTCTCGCTGGCCTACCCGCTGCTCGACATCGTGCTGGTCTCCATGGTGCTCGCCCTGCACTTCCGGCGGGTCGGCGCCGACCGTTCCGCGGTGAACACCGCCGTGGCCGCGCTCGCCGTGACAGTCCTGTCCGACGCCCTGTTCACCTCGCCGCTGCTGCGGCAGAGCTACCACTCCGGACAGTTGCTGGACGCGGGCTGGTTCGCCGGTTCCCTGCTCCTCGCGTACGCCCCCTGGGGTGCCAACAGAGCGGCGGACAACGCTGTCCCGCCACCGGAGCCCCCGCAGTCCGCCAGCCGCCCCGTCGCGAGTTCTCTGGCCGCGCTGACGCCGTACCTCGCGGCCGCCGTCTGCACCCTCGGCATCCTCCACAACGTCATCGAGGGCCGCCGGGTGGACCGCGTCGTGGTCCTCACCGGCTGCGCGGTGGTGCTCGCCCTGGTGGTCCGGCAGGGCATCATGCTCGTCGACAACATCGCCCTCACCCAGGAACTGGCGCAGAAGGAGAACCACTTCCGCTCCCTGGTGCAGGGCTCCAGCGACGTCATCATGATCGCCGCCCCCACCGGCGTCCTGCGCTACGTCAGCCCCGCCGCCGCCGGGGTGTACGGGCGCGACGCCGACGAGCTGGTCGGGGCCGAGCTCTCCTCGATCATCCATCCGGACGACCTGGGGCGGGTGGTCCACGAAGTGCGCCGGTTCCTCGCCGCCCCGCCGGGCGAGGAACCCACCACCCGCATCGAGTGCCGCTTCCGCTCGGGCACGGGCGACTGGCTCAACGTCGAGTCCACCGTCAACCGCCATCAGGGCGGCCTGATCCTCAACAGCCGCGACGTCACCGAACGGGTGCGGCTGCAGGCCCAGTTGCAGCACAACGCCGAGCACGACCCGCTCACCGACCTGCCCAACCGCGCCCTGTTCACCAAGCGGGTCCGTCAGGCCCTCGGCGGCCGGCGGGCCGGTGACCAGGGCACGGCCGTGCTCTTCATCGACCTCGACGGCTTCAAATCGGTCAACGACCGCCTCGGCCACCAGACGGGCGACGAACTCCTCGTCCAGGCCGCCCACCGCCTCCAGCAGTCCGTCCGGTCCGGCGACACCGCGGCCCGGCTCGGCGGCGACGAGTTCGCGGCGATCATCCTCGGCGACGGCACCCGCGACCAGGGCGCCCGGGAGTGCCAGGTCCACGAGATCGCCGACCGGCTGCGCGTCACCCTCTCCCAGCCGTACCGGATCGGCGGCGGGGACGTGCGGGTCGCCGCCTCCATCGGGGTCGCCTTCGCCGAGCCCGGCATCAGCCCCAGCGACCTCATGCGCAACGCCGACCTCGCCATGTACCGCGCCAAGGCGGGCGGCAAGAACCGCGTCGAGCTGTACGCCCCGCAGATGCAGGCCGAGGTCGTGCGCCGCTCCGAGCTCTCCGCCCGGCTGCGCACCGCACTGCGCGACGGCGAGTTCGCCCTGCTCCACCAGCCCGTGGTGCACCTCGCCAGTGGCACGGTCGCCGCCGTCACCGCCCAGGCCCGCTGGCGCTCCGCCCAGGGCATCCTGTTCACCCCGGCCGAGTTCCTCCGCGTCGCCGAGGACAACGACCGCACCGCCGAACTCGGCCGCTGGCTCCTGGAGGAGGCCGTCGCACAGGCCGCCGAACGGGCGAGGGCGGGGCACCCGGTCCCCGTGACCGTGCGGCTCCCCGCCCGCAGACTCCTCGACAAGGGGCTCCCGTTCAGCTCCGTCGAGGCGCTGCTCACCCGGCACGGCCTGCCCTCCGGAGCCCTCATGATCGAAGTCGCCGACAGCGACCCCCGGATCTCCTTCGACGAACTGGAGCAACGCCTCGTGGCCCTGCGCCGCCTCGGTGTCCGCATCGCGCTCGACGGCTTCGGCAGCGGCTACGCCGCGATCAACGCCCTGCGCCGGCTCCCCATCGACGTACTGAAACTCGACCGCGGCCTCGTCGACGGCGTCGTGGAGTCCGCCCGGCTGCACAAGATCACCAGCGGTCTCCTGCGGATCGCCTGCGATCTCGGCATGCAGTCCGTGGCCGACGGGGTGGATGCGCCGGAGCAGGTCCTCGCGCTGCGCGCCATGGGCTGCACGCACGGCCAGGGGATGGCGTTCTCCGGCCCGCTCGACGAGTACCGGCTGCGCCGCGCCCTGGCCCGCGGCGAGTTCCCGGTGCCCGGCACCGGCACCGGGAGACCGGTTCTGACCGGGGGTTTCACCCGTTCGGGCGGTTCACATGTCGAGACGACCGTCCCACCCACTTGA